The following coding sequences lie in one Prevotella nigrescens genomic window:
- a CDS encoding DUF3408 domain-containing protein, producing the protein MARIDERRKILEAKLKEMSEDGMMKGKPKDTLAFDPPDEDEENEQQEAKEIMPVQGNTPVLQETNAERARKVPHETQVLSLDDYRTRYFHAVRIREKTAFTMDVKTLQVLRNVLQDLGERISMAAYIDNILREHLREHKELLNNATARQRRKTTITI; encoded by the coding sequence ATGGCACGGATTGACGAACGGAGAAAAATCTTGGAAGCCAAGCTCAAGGAGATGTCAGAGGACGGCATGATGAAAGGAAAGCCCAAGGATACGCTTGCCTTCGACCCGCCCGATGAGGATGAAGAAAACGAGCAACAAGAGGCGAAGGAGATTATGCCGGTTCAAGGGAATACTCCCGTCCTCCAAGAAACGAATGCGGAAAGGGCAAGGAAAGTGCCGCATGAGACTCAGGTACTCTCATTGGACGATTACCGGACACGCTATTTTCACGCTGTCCGTATCCGCGAAAAGACAGCCTTCACGATGGATGTGAAGACCTTGCAGGTACTAAGGAACGTGCTGCAAGACTTGGGTGAACGGATCTCGATGGCTGCATACATAGACAACATTTTGCGTGAGCACCTCAGAGAGCATAAGGAACTGCTCAACAATGCCACGGCAAGACAACGGCGTAAAACAACCATAACAATATAA
- the traK gene encoding conjugative transposon protein TraK → MEFKSLGNIETSFRQIRLYAFVFAIVCVAVSGYALYASYSFAKEQREKIYVLDQGKSLMLALSQDASRNRPVEAREHVRRFHELFFTIAPDKDAIEKNMERAFVLCDKSAFNYYKDLAEKGYYNRAISGNVNQRIEVDSIHCNFNTYPYTVTTYAREFIVRQSNVTERSLVTTCTLQNSVRSDNNPQGFLMENFLVKENRDIQTYKR, encoded by the coding sequence ATGGAATTCAAATCACTTGGTAATATCGAGACCTCATTCAGACAGATAAGGCTCTACGCCTTTGTCTTTGCCATCGTCTGCGTGGCAGTAAGTGGTTATGCCCTCTATGCCTCGTACAGTTTCGCTAAGGAGCAGCGGGAGAAAATCTATGTGCTTGACCAGGGAAAGTCGCTCATGCTTGCCCTCAGTCAGGATGCAAGTCGTAATCGTCCCGTAGAGGCAAGGGAGCATGTACGTCGCTTCCATGAGCTGTTCTTCACCATTGCGCCTGACAAGGATGCCATTGAGAAGAACATGGAACGTGCCTTCGTACTGTGTGACAAGTCGGCTTTCAACTATTACAAGGACTTGGCAGAGAAGGGCTATTATAACCGTGCCATATCGGGCAATGTCAATCAGCGCATAGAGGTGGACTCTATCCACTGCAACTTCAATACTTACCCTTATACGGTAACGACTTATGCACGGGAGTTTATCGTCCGTCAGAGCAACGTTACAGAGCGCAGTCTTGTTACGACCTGCACGCTGCAGAACTCTGTCCGTTCGGACAACAACCCGCAAGGCTTCCTGATGGAGAACTTCCTCGTCAAGGAGAACAGGGACATACAGACTTATAAACGATAA
- the traM gene encoding conjugative transposon protein TraM: MDNKQKEQMKKGLVFGGLGLLFALSMWFIFAPSGKDKTAAEQGLNDSIPQATTEKLTENKLKAYELGDKAHEEEQTREEMGRLSDYFTQNTAPSEAQRAETAASTAKIESSMHRYEENNRLLNSFYAPDPHEQEREALRSEIDNLKKELSAKDSREDNEEKRQLALMEKSYQMAARYLPKASAAAPSLGNDFTEGKGQTATNKGQSMGSNISGGSADLPAMEILAERKQVVSSLGQPMSDADFIKEYGTKARNLGFHSLASTAAPTMRNTLKVVVDRTTTLKEGDNVVLRLLETAKVQGLHIPRQSRLIAVAKIEGNRMHLLVKSIEVDEHIIGVKLSAYDMDGQEGVYIPGSEDINALKEVGANIGGSMGTSFTFASSAKDQIISEAARGVMQGASQLLQKKLRTVKVTLKGGYRLFLVQSK, encoded by the coding sequence ATGGATAATAAACAGAAAGAACAAATGAAGAAAGGCTTGGTCTTCGGAGGACTGGGACTGCTGTTTGCCCTCTCGATGTGGTTTATCTTCGCGCCTTCGGGCAAGGATAAGACTGCAGCGGAGCAGGGACTCAATGACAGCATCCCGCAGGCAACGACGGAAAAGCTCACCGAAAACAAGCTCAAAGCCTATGAATTAGGCGACAAGGCACACGAGGAGGAACAGACCCGTGAGGAGATGGGCAGACTATCGGACTATTTCACCCAGAACACTGCTCCATCAGAGGCGCAGCGTGCAGAGACAGCTGCTTCTACGGCAAAGATAGAAAGCTCCATGCATCGCTATGAGGAGAACAATCGCCTCTTGAACTCCTTTTACGCTCCCGACCCGCACGAGCAGGAGCGTGAAGCCCTGCGTTCGGAGATAGATAACCTTAAAAAGGAACTCTCTGCCAAAGACAGCAGGGAGGACAATGAAGAGAAACGACAGCTTGCCTTGATGGAAAAGAGCTATCAGATGGCAGCGAGGTATCTTCCCAAGGCTTCTGCAGCTGCACCATCTTTGGGTAATGACTTTACCGAGGGTAAAGGGCAAACGGCAACGAACAAAGGTCAGAGTATGGGCAGTAATATAAGCGGAGGTTCGGCCGACTTGCCTGCAATGGAAATCTTGGCGGAACGCAAACAGGTAGTGTCCTCACTGGGGCAGCCGATGAGCGACGCTGACTTCATCAAGGAGTATGGCACGAAAGCACGCAACTTGGGCTTCCACTCGCTCGCAAGCACGGCTGCACCCACGATGCGCAACACACTCAAAGTGGTGGTGGACAGGACAACGACGCTCAAAGAGGGCGATAATGTCGTGCTCCGTCTGCTTGAAACTGCTAAGGTACAGGGGTTGCACATTCCACGACAAAGCCGACTGATAGCCGTCGCCAAGATAGAAGGTAACCGTATGCACCTGCTTGTCAAAAGCATTGAGGTGGACGAACATATCATAGGCGTCAAGCTCTCGGCATACGACATGGACGGACAGGAGGGTGTGTATATACCAGGTTCGGAGGACATCAATGCGCTTAAGGAAGTCGGGGCGAACATCGGCGGTTCAATGGGTACATCCTTTACCTTCGCTTCCTCTGCCAAGGACCAGATTATCTCCGAGGCTGCCCGTGGGGTGATGCAGGGTGCAAGTCAGCTGCTTCAGAAGAAACTGCGCACCGTCAAGGTAACGCTCAAGGGTGGCTACCGCCTTTTCTTGGTTCAGTCCAAATAA
- a CDS encoding TraG family conjugative transposon ATPase, giving the protein MRNKSKITTLESKFPLLSVEQGCMVSKDADITVAFRVELPELFTVTSAEYEAMHSAWHKAIKVLPNYSIVHKQDWFIKEDYQGKLADGGLSFLARASERHFNERPYLHHSVYLFLTKTNKQRMAQQSNFSSLCRGHLIPKEITNKDEVMKFMEAVDQFERIINDTEQIRIVRMTEEELVGTNEKGGLLDRYFSLSEEGHASLEDIRLGADLVRVGDNMLCLHTLSDTDDLPTTVSTDSRYERLSTDRSDCRLSFASPVGLMLPCNHIYNQYLFIEDSDANLERFEKQARNMHSLARYSRSNQINEEWIQEYLNIAHSQGLTSIRAHFNVLAWSSDKEELRQIKNDVGSALALMECHPRHNTIDAATLYWAGIPGNAADFPAEESFYTFIEPALCFFTAETNYKDSLSPFGIKMADRLSGKPVHLDISDLPMKKGVITNRNKFILGPSGSGKSFFTNHMVRQYYEQGAHVLLVDTGNSYQGLCELIHRKTKGEDGVYFTYTNESPISFNPFYTDDYFFDVEKRESICTLLLTLWKSADEHITKTEAGELGSAVNSYIELICANHSVTPCFNTFYEYLRDVYRKDMEKRDIKVTLSDFNINNLLTTLKQYYRGGRYDFLLNSDKNIDLLSKRFIVFEIDQVKDNKDLFPVVTIIIMEAFINKMRRLKGIRKMILIEEAWKAIASANMADYIKYLYKTVRKYFGEAIVVTQEVDDIIQSPIVKESIINNSDCKILLDQRKYMTKFDGIQAMLGLSEKEKSQILSINQNNDPNRLYKEVWIGLGGMQSAVYATEVSMEEYLTYTTEETEKVEVMNRAAQLGGDIETAIWQLAQEKRVARNR; this is encoded by the coding sequence ATGAGAAATAAAAGCAAGATAACCACCTTGGAGTCGAAGTTTCCCCTGCTCTCCGTCGAGCAGGGGTGTATGGTGAGCAAGGATGCCGACATTACGGTGGCATTCCGTGTGGAACTGCCCGAACTCTTCACCGTCACCTCTGCCGAATACGAGGCGATGCACTCGGCTTGGCACAAGGCAATCAAGGTGCTACCTAATTACAGCATCGTCCATAAGCAAGACTGGTTCATTAAGGAAGACTATCAAGGAAAGCTCGCTGATGGCGGACTGAGCTTCCTTGCCCGTGCATCTGAACGGCACTTCAATGAACGTCCGTATCTCCACCATTCTGTCTATCTCTTCCTTACCAAGACCAACAAGCAGCGCATGGCACAACAGAGCAATTTTTCTTCGCTCTGCCGTGGACACCTCATTCCCAAGGAAATCACCAACAAGGACGAGGTGATGAAGTTCATGGAAGCAGTAGACCAGTTTGAGCGTATCATCAACGACACCGAGCAAATAAGGATTGTCCGCATGACTGAAGAAGAGTTGGTTGGCACAAATGAAAAAGGAGGACTGCTCGACAGGTATTTCTCTTTATCTGAAGAAGGACACGCCTCGTTGGAGGACATCCGTCTGGGCGCAGATCTTGTGCGTGTGGGCGACAATATGCTTTGTCTACACACACTCTCCGACACGGATGACCTACCGACAACGGTCAGCACGGACAGCCGATATGAACGGCTGTCCACCGACAGAAGTGACTGCCGTCTTTCCTTTGCCTCTCCCGTGGGCTTGATGCTGCCGTGCAACCATATCTATAACCAGTACCTCTTCATCGAGGATAGCGATGCCAATTTGGAACGCTTTGAAAAGCAGGCAAGGAACATGCACTCGCTGGCTCGTTACTCCCGTTCCAATCAAATCAACGAGGAATGGATACAGGAGTATCTCAATATCGCCCACTCACAGGGACTGACCTCTATCCGTGCCCACTTCAACGTATTGGCATGGAGTAGCGATAAGGAAGAACTTCGCCAGATCAAGAATGACGTGGGTTCAGCACTTGCTCTTATGGAATGCCACCCTCGCCACAACACCATTGATGCGGCAACGCTCTACTGGGCGGGTATTCCCGGCAATGCGGCAGACTTTCCCGCAGAAGAGTCATTCTATACTTTCATCGAGCCTGCCCTCTGTTTCTTTACGGCAGAGACGAACTACAAGGATTCGCTCTCTCCCTTCGGTATCAAGATGGCCGACCGCCTATCGGGAAAGCCTGTCCACTTGGACATCTCCGACCTGCCTATGAAAAAAGGCGTCATCACGAATAGGAATAAGTTCATCTTAGGGCCCTCGGGCAGCGGCAAGAGTTTCTTTACCAACCACATGGTACGCCAGTATTACGAGCAGGGGGCGCACGTCCTCTTGGTCGATACGGGTAACTCATATCAAGGATTGTGTGAGCTTATTCACCGCAAGACCAAAGGCGAGGACGGTGTGTATTTCACCTATACGAATGAAAGTCCGATTTCCTTCAATCCTTTCTACACCGATGATTACTTCTTCGATGTGGAAAAGCGGGAAAGTATCTGCACGCTCTTACTGACCCTTTGGAAGAGTGCCGATGAGCATATCACAAAGACCGAAGCTGGCGAACTTGGTTCAGCCGTAAACTCCTATATCGAACTGATATGTGCAAATCACAGTGTTACGCCCTGTTTTAATACCTTCTATGAGTATCTGCGGGACGTGTACCGCAAGGATATGGAGAAACGGGACATCAAGGTAACACTCTCGGACTTCAATATTAACAACCTCTTAACTACATTGAAGCAATACTATCGTGGCGGTCGTTATGATTTCCTGCTGAACTCGGACAAGAACATCGACCTGCTCTCTAAACGCTTCATCGTCTTTGAAATCGATCAAGTGAAGGATAATAAAGACCTCTTTCCTGTGGTAACGATTATCATCATGGAAGCCTTCATCAACAAGATGCGCCGATTAAAGGGTATCCGCAAGATGATACTCATTGAGGAAGCATGGAAAGCCATAGCTTCGGCAAACATGGCGGACTATATCAAGTATTTGTATAAGACGGTGAGAAAATATTTCGGGGAAGCCATTGTCGTAACGCAGGAGGTGGACGACATCATCCAGTCACCCATCGTCAAGGAGAGCATCATCAACAACTCCGACTGCAAGATACTGCTCGACCAGCGCAAGTACATGACTAAGTTCGATGGTATACAGGCGATGCTCGGCTTGTCGGAAAAGGAAAAGAGCCAGATACTATCCATCAACCAGAACAACGACCCCAACCGACTCTACAAGGAAGTGTGGATAGGTCTAGGCGGTATGCAGAGTGCAGTCTATGCCACGGAAGTGAGCATGGAGGAATACCTCACCTACACCACGGAGGAAACCGAGAAGGTGGAGGTAATGAACAGGGCGGCACAGCTTGGTGGGGATATCGAAACGGCTATCTGGCAGCTTGCACAAGAGAAACGGGTTGCACGAAATCGTTAA
- a CDS encoding DUF4134 domain-containing protein yields MDKKKIMMLFLLTATAIGAYAQGNGIAGINEATKMVTSYFDPGTKLIYAVGAVVGLIGGIKVYNKFSSGDPDTSKTAASWFGACIFLIVAATILRSFFL; encoded by the coding sequence ATGGACAAAAAGAAAATCATGATGCTGTTCCTGCTGACGGCTACTGCCATAGGAGCGTATGCACAGGGCAACGGCATTGCCGGAATCAATGAAGCAACGAAAATGGTAACCTCCTACTTCGACCCCGGCACGAAACTCATCTATGCCGTAGGGGCGGTGGTAGGTCTGATTGGAGGCATTAAAGTGTACAACAAGTTCTCAAGTGGTGACCCCGATACGAGCAAGACCGCAGCCTCTTGGTTCGGTGCGTGTATCTTCTTGATTGTGGCTGCCACTATCCTGAGAAGTTTCTTCCTGTAA
- the mobB gene encoding conjugal transfer protein MobB yields the protein MIAKISSTENLGGALGYNFKKVEKGEASILLAAELYQDREGRYTMEDVLADMEALIPKKCRTKKTVFHCSLNPHPDEKLSDETLTQIAKEYMEALGYGNQPYIVFKHSDIAREHIHIVSLRVDSRGQKINDKFEKRRSKQITDALERKYNLIPSSKVTEKAVAETPKVDIGKGNIKEQVASVVRMVLKHYKFCSLGELNAILSKYNLAVEEVKTEFRGKKYDGLVYVPTDDKGGKISTPINASDIGRGVGYTAVQNRIQKSKQNVKPLIPTVRNKVLQAMRTSPQTEKDLRSRLEEQGLRVVIRKNDNGRIYGITFIDDEQGVALNGSRLGKGYAANVFNGYFSNPTHNPFLVEMLYGGSSVRLEPSPTAHPLQSDTEDGDNLVDELIEDIVGDSFRSTGNDDWKEAAWQRKLRRQSKVNLKRRKR from the coding sequence ATGATAGCGAAGATTTCAAGTACTGAGAACCTTGGAGGGGCACTCGGATACAACTTCAAGAAGGTGGAGAAAGGGGAAGCAAGCATTCTCCTTGCCGCTGAGTTGTATCAGGACAGAGAGGGACGTTATACGATGGAGGACGTGCTTGCCGACATGGAGGCATTGATACCCAAGAAATGCCGAACGAAGAAGACGGTGTTCCATTGTTCCCTTAATCCGCATCCGGACGAGAAGCTCTCAGATGAAACACTCACGCAGATTGCCAAGGAGTATATGGAGGCACTCGGCTACGGCAATCAACCTTATATCGTGTTCAAGCACAGCGACATCGCCCGTGAGCATATACACATCGTATCACTTCGGGTGGACAGTCGTGGGCAGAAGATTAATGATAAGTTTGAGAAACGGCGGAGCAAGCAAATTACCGATGCCTTGGAAAGGAAGTATAACCTTATTCCGAGTTCAAAGGTTACTGAGAAGGCAGTAGCAGAAACGCCCAAGGTAGATATTGGTAAAGGGAATATCAAGGAGCAGGTGGCAAGCGTTGTCCGCATGGTGCTGAAACATTATAAGTTTTGTTCATTAGGAGAACTGAACGCCATTCTGAGCAAATATAACCTTGCCGTAGAAGAAGTAAAGACGGAGTTTCGGGGAAAGAAATACGATGGACTGGTCTATGTTCCGACTGATGATAAGGGAGGCAAAATAAGTACACCCATCAACGCATCGGACATCGGTCGTGGTGTGGGCTATACTGCCGTACAGAACAGAATACAGAAGTCGAAACAAAACGTCAAACCACTGATACCAACCGTCAGGAACAAAGTGTTACAAGCTATGCGCACCTCTCCCCAGACAGAGAAAGACCTGCGGAGCAGATTAGAGGAACAAGGCTTGCGTGTGGTAATCCGAAAGAATGACAATGGAAGAATTTACGGCATTACCTTTATTGATGACGAGCAAGGTGTTGCACTCAACGGTTCACGATTGGGAAAGGGATATGCCGCCAATGTATTCAATGGCTACTTCTCCAATCCTACGCACAACCCATTCTTGGTTGAAATGCTGTATGGTGGTTCGTCTGTTCGTTTGGAACCATCGCCAACCGCTCATCCCTTGCAATCAGATACGGAAGATGGAGACAACCTTGTCGATGAACTCATCGAGGATATAGTGGGTGACTCTTTCAGATCTACGGGCAATGATGATTGGAAAGAAGCGGCATGGCAGCGTAAACTTCGCAGGCAAAGCAAAGTCAATCTCAAACGGAGGAAAAGATAA
- a CDS encoding DUF3408 domain-containing protein, with amino-acid sequence MNTKEDNTDNPTQVKKTASGTQHLMEDSKDFTDTDYLADFMLQSTEEQWEDYKAKFFIPRRSRNKSGFTINTETLTILRNVLRDTKAETTLTAYIENILTNHLKTHQELINEIADKQKLKNTLYL; translated from the coding sequence ATGAATACCAAGGAAGACAACACGGACAATCCCACTCAGGTAAAGAAAACAGCGTCCGGAACTCAGCATCTTATGGAAGACAGCAAGGATTTTACAGATACGGATTACCTTGCTGACTTTATGCTGCAAAGTACAGAGGAGCAATGGGAGGATTACAAAGCCAAGTTCTTTATTCCAAGGCGGTCCCGAAACAAATCGGGGTTCACGATCAACACAGAGACCTTAACCATACTCCGCAATGTTCTCCGCGATACAAAGGCGGAAACGACGTTGACGGCTTACATAGAGAATATCCTTACCAATCACCTCAAAACTCATCAGGAGCTTATCAATGAGATTGCAGACAAGCAGAAATTAAAAAACACTTTATACCTGTGA
- a CDS encoding division plane positioning ATPase MipZ, whose amino-acid sequence MEQTNTSPIFLGFSSQKGGVGKSTLAEIVSSILYYEKGIELFIVDCDLSQDSFYKLRQREKAFVEGDPLVSEQMNNYFSALGRVSYRVLKADPKGAIAKADEYIRKNPKKRFDLVVFDFPGHAGTSDLLELSLEMDYILSPIEADVQSMVSCLAYAKTMQDLGVSMAGARIKDVMLLWNKVDRRVKSTLIEKYSEYIRNEGYTLFDEHVYAAHRFCHELEQYGFRGAFRSTYLAPGKAQRAGTGLDEMIDSLLTHIRLKKEADNGTD is encoded by the coding sequence ATGGAACAGACAAATACATCGCCCATCTTTCTGGGCTTTTCCTCCCAGAAGGGAGGTGTCGGAAAAAGCACGCTGGCAGAAATTGTCAGCAGCATCCTCTATTATGAGAAAGGCATCGAACTCTTCATCGTGGACTGCGACCTTTCGCAGGATTCCTTTTACAAGCTCCGCCAAAGGGAAAAGGCCTTTGTTGAGGGTGATCCCTTGGTCTCCGAGCAGATGAACAACTATTTCTCTGCACTGGGGCGTGTCTCCTACCGTGTGCTTAAGGCCGACCCGAAGGGTGCCATCGCCAAGGCTGACGAATACATCCGCAAGAACCCAAAGAAACGCTTTGACCTGGTGGTCTTCGACTTTCCCGGACATGCGGGGACGAGCGACCTGTTGGAACTCTCACTGGAAATGGACTATATCCTTTCACCCATCGAGGCTGACGTACAGTCGATGGTCTCCTGCCTTGCCTATGCCAAGACCATGCAGGACTTGGGAGTGTCGATGGCCGGGGCACGCATTAAGGATGTCATGCTCCTTTGGAACAAGGTGGACAGACGGGTAAAGAGCACGCTGATTGAGAAATACAGCGAATACATCAGGAACGAGGGCTATACGCTGTTTGACGAACACGTCTATGCCGCCCACCGTTTCTGTCACGAGTTGGAACAATACGGCTTTCGTGGGGCATTCCGTTCCACTTATCTGGCTCCGGGCAAAGCCCAACGTGCAGGCACGGGGTTGGATGAGATGATTGACAGCCTGCTCACGCATATCAGACTAAAGAAGGAGGCGGACAATGGCACGGATTGA
- a CDS encoding DUF4133 domain-containing protein, which translates to MAAFEINKGVGRTVEFKGLKAQYLFLFAGGLLAVFILVVILYLCGISQIACLIIGVVGATLVVWQTFAMNRKYGQYGLMKKGAVRMHPRYLVNRRTVCHLIRNLQSKKAKK; encoded by the coding sequence ATGGCTGCATTTGAAATCAACAAGGGTGTAGGCCGGACGGTAGAGTTCAAGGGCTTGAAGGCGCAGTACCTCTTCCTCTTTGCAGGAGGGCTATTAGCTGTCTTCATTCTCGTGGTCATTCTCTATCTCTGCGGCATCAGTCAGATAGCCTGTCTCATCATAGGCGTAGTGGGTGCCACCCTTGTGGTGTGGCAAACGTTCGCCATGAATAGAAAGTACGGGCAATATGGGCTGATGAAAAAGGGAGCAGTGCGTATGCACCCACGCTACCTTGTGAACCGCCGTACGGTCTGCCACCTTATCCGTAACCTTCAATCAAAGAAAGCGAAAAAATGA
- the traJ gene encoding conjugative transposon protein TraJ, with protein sequence MDFASLHELLRSTYDEMMPLCAQMTGIAKGIAGLGALFYIALRVWASIARAEAIDVFPLLRPFVLGFCIMFFPTVVLGTMNAVLSPVVQGTESMVHQQETNLAELTAKRNRLQEEAYLRNPETAYLVSNEKFDQKIEEMGIIGPEDAVTIAGMYAERAAYQTKQWVMKMVHDLMELLFHAAGLIIDTLRTFMLIVLSILGPIVFGIAVWDGLAGSLTAWFSRYISVYLWLPVSSILTALLTKIQVLMVQKDIEALSDPNYLPDSGTWYYIVFFLIGIVGYFCVPTVAGWIIEAGGGIGSYGRNVNQAAQRGAQSAYTGGRYAAAGAGSVIGNVGGRIKGALLKGK encoded by the coding sequence ATGGATTTTGCCAGTTTACATGAGCTGCTCCGCTCCACCTATGATGAGATGATGCCGCTCTGTGCCCAGATGACGGGCATTGCCAAGGGTATTGCGGGCTTGGGTGCACTCTTTTATATTGCCCTTCGGGTATGGGCTTCCATAGCCCGTGCCGAGGCGATAGACGTCTTTCCCCTTCTCCGTCCCTTTGTCTTGGGTTTCTGCATCATGTTCTTCCCGACAGTCGTACTGGGTACGATGAATGCCGTTCTCTCGCCCGTAGTGCAGGGAACGGAAAGCATGGTGCATCAGCAGGAGACCAACTTGGCGGAGCTTACCGCCAAGCGTAACCGTCTGCAGGAGGAAGCCTACCTGCGCAATCCCGAAACAGCCTACTTGGTATCCAACGAGAAGTTCGACCAAAAGATAGAGGAAATGGGTATCATCGGACCTGAAGATGCCGTGACGATAGCGGGTATGTATGCCGAGCGTGCTGCCTATCAGACCAAGCAGTGGGTGATGAAAATGGTGCACGACCTCATGGAGCTGCTGTTCCATGCCGCAGGGCTTATCATCGACACGCTGCGCACGTTCATGCTCATCGTCCTTTCCATCCTCGGCCCGATTGTCTTCGGCATAGCCGTATGGGACGGTCTTGCAGGTTCGCTCACGGCTTGGTTCTCACGCTATATCTCTGTCTACCTGTGGCTGCCTGTCAGTTCTATCCTTACGGCACTGCTTACGAAGATACAGGTGCTGATGGTACAGAAGGACATCGAAGCGCTCAGTGACCCCAACTACCTGCCTGATTCGGGGACGTGGTACTACATCGTCTTCTTCCTTATCGGTATCGTGGGTTACTTCTGCGTTCCCACCGTTGCAGGCTGGATTATCGAAGCAGGAGGCGGTATCGGCTCTTATGGTCGCAATGTCAATCAAGCTGCACAGCGCGGTGCACAAAGTGCCTACACGGGCGGAAGATATGCCGCAGCAGGTGCCGGGTCGGTTATCGGCAATGTCGGTGGACGTATCAAGGGTGCACTGCTCAAAGGAAAATAG
- a CDS encoding DUF4141 domain-containing protein has translation MKTRILMLLMGIVLLFSGKAHAQWVVTDPGNFAGNIVNSVKEIATASKTVKNTLDGFKEVEKLYNDTKKYYDALKKVNNLIGDAYKVKECILMVGDISEIYVTSYKKMLSDKNFRPSELAAMASGYAKLLEQSGESLKELKSIVKSGVLSMNDHERMQAIDRIYTTLRENRSLVSYYTRKNISVSYVRAREKNNLASVKALYGNTASRYW, from the coding sequence ATGAAAACAAGAATTTTAATGCTGCTGATGGGCATCGTCCTTTTATTCAGCGGAAAGGCCCACGCACAGTGGGTGGTAACCGATCCCGGTAACTTCGCCGGCAACATCGTCAATTCGGTCAAGGAGATTGCCACCGCCTCCAAGACGGTGAAGAACACCTTGGACGGGTTCAAGGAAGTGGAGAAACTCTACAACGACACCAAGAAGTATTACGATGCGCTGAAGAAGGTGAACAACCTCATCGGCGATGCCTACAAAGTCAAGGAGTGCATCCTGATGGTGGGCGATATCTCGGAGATTTACGTTACCTCGTATAAGAAAATGCTCTCGGACAAGAACTTCCGCCCTTCGGAACTCGCTGCAATGGCTTCGGGCTATGCCAAGCTTCTGGAGCAGAGCGGTGAGAGTCTCAAGGAACTAAAGTCCATCGTCAAGTCGGGTGTTCTCTCGATGAACGACCACGAGCGTATGCAGGCAATCGACCGTATTTATACCACGCTTAGGGAAAACCGTTCGCTCGTGTCCTACTACACAAGGAAAAATATTTCCGTAAGCTACGTGCGTGCAAGGGAAAAGAACAACCTTGCTTCTGTCAAGGCGCTCTATGGTAATACGGCAAGCAGGTATTGGTAA